In a single window of the Papaver somniferum cultivar HN1 chromosome 8, ASM357369v1, whole genome shotgun sequence genome:
- the LOC113303947 gene encoding peroxisomal fatty acid beta-oxidation multifunctional protein AIM1-like has product MAKKNMSSSSVSMEVGSDGVAVIKFTNPPVNALSYKIIEELKERYVEAMNRNDVKAVVLTGEGGKFCGGFDINAFAKEKKTEDDSDKPDEQSLVNTVEEAKKPSVAAIEGLALGGGLELAMGCHARIATPRVQLGLPELTLGIIPGMGGTQRLPRLVGTSKAIEMMLTSKAIMSEEGKKLGLIDAVVSKEELLKVARRWALDIAERRKPWISSLQRTDKLGSLAEACQVIQAAREQSRRTAPNTPQHQACLDAVEEGVLFGGYSGLLKEKELTNPNVLYTSKSLVHFFFAQRAISKVSNVTDVGLKPRQIKKVAVIGGGLMGSGIATALILSNIFVVLKEINTEYLQKGIKAIEANLRGLLARGKITEDMVMNALSILTGVLDYSEFKHVDLVIEAVIESVPLKQSIFHELEKVCSQNCILATNTSTIDLNIIGEKTTSQDRIVGAHFFSPAHVMPLLEIVRTDKTSAQVILDLMTVGKAIKKVPVIVENCTGFAVNRTFFPYGQGAHILVHLGVDLFRIDRLIREFGIPIGPFQLQDVAGYGIGIAAGKVLASAVGDRMFKSPLTELLMKDGRNGKLNGKGYYTYEKGSRPKPDPTVLPIIEKSRKLANIMPGGKPVSLSDQEIVEMIMFPVVNEACRVMEEGIVLRALDLDVASILGMNFPSYRGGLIFWADSVGATHIYSSLKKWSEAYGNFFRPSKFLEERARKGIPLSVSASTSQTVPKSRL; this is encoded by the exons ATGGCGAAGAAGAACATGAGCagtagtagtgttagtatggaaGTTGGAAGTGATGGTGTCGCTGTAATCAAGTTTACGAATCCTCCCGTTAATGCATTATCATACAAGA TTATAGAAGAATTGAAGGAGAGATATGTTGAGGCAATGAATAGAAATGATGTTAAAGCTGTAGTTCTGACCGGTGAAGGTGGGAAATTTTGCGGTGGTTTCGATATCAATGCGTTTGCGAAGGAGAAAAAGACTG AGGATGATTCTGATAAACCTGATGAACAATCTTTGGTCAACACAGTTGAag AGGCCAAAAAGCCATCAGTTGCTGCTATTGAAGGGCTTGCACTTGGAGGTGGTTTAGAATTGGCAATG GGATGTCATGCACGAATTGCTACACCTAGAGTTCAGCTTGGCTTGCCAGAGCTCACACTTGGAATTATTCCGGGGATGGGAG GAACTCAACGTCTTCCGAGGTTGGTAGGGACATCCAAAGCTATTGAAATGATGTTG ACATCAAAGGCAATAATGTCTGAAGAAGGAAAGAAACTTGGTCTTATTGATGCTGTTGTATCTAAAGAGGAGTTGCTGAAAGTAGCAAGGCGCTGGGCTTTAGACATTGCTGAGAGGCGTAAACCATGGATATCGTCTCTCCAGAGGACGGATAAACTTGGTTCTTTGGCTGAAGCGTGTCAAGTAATACAAGCTGCCAGAGAACAATCTAGGAGGACTGCTCCTAATACGCCTCAGCACCAAGCTTGCCTTGATGCTGTCGAGGAGGGCGTTCTGTTTGGAGGATATTCTGGTCTTTTGAAG GAGAAGGAACTAACTAATCCAAATGTTTTATACACTTCGAAAAGTCTAGTCCATTTCTTTTTTGCCCAGCGTGCAATATCCAAG GTCTCTAATGTGACTGATGTTGGGCTCAAACCAAGGCAGATAAAGAAAGTCGCTGTTATTGGTGGGGGGTTGATGGGTTCAGGAATTGCCACCGCTCTTATCTTAAGCAATATATTTGTTGTTCTCAAGGAAATCAATACCGAGTACCTTCAGAAGGGAATAAAAGCAATAGAAG CAAATCTCAGAGGTCTGCTTGCCAGGGGAAAAATAACAGAAGATATGGTGATGAACGCTCTCTCAATTCTTACTGGCGTGCTGGACTACTCAGAATTTAAACATGTTGATCTGGTGATAGAG GCTGTTATTGAGAGTGTTCCACTGAAGCAATCAATATTTCATGAACTCGAGAAGGTCTGTTCTCAAAACTGCATATTGGCAACAAATACATCTACCATCGATCTTAATATAATTGGGGAAAAGACAACTTCTCAAGATCGCATTGTGGGGGCACATTTTTTCAG TCCTGCTCATGTGATGCCTCTGTTGGAAATCGTTCGCACAGATAAGACTTCTGCCCAAGTAATTCTTGATCTCATGACAGTTGGAAAGGCCATAAAGAAAGTACCTGTAATAGTGGAGAACTGTACCGGCTTTGCAGTTAACCGTACTTTCTTCCCATATGGACAAGGGGCACATATTTTGGTACACCTGGGTGTGGATTTGTTCAGGATCGACAGATTGATCAGAGAATTCGGCATTCCCATTGGACCTTTCCA ACTTCAGGACGTAGCTGGATATGGAATAGGAATCGCCGCTGGTAAAGTGTTAGCCTCTGCCGTCGGAGATCGAATGTTCAAGAGTCCACTAACTGAACTTCTAATGAAAGACGGGAGAAATG GTAAACTAAATGGTAAAGGATACTATACATATGAAAAGGGAAGCAGGCCAAAACCCGATCCAACCGTACTTCCAATCATTGAGAAGTCTAGAAAGCTTGCTAATATTATGCCTGGTGGAAAG CCTGTATCTTTGAGTGATCAAGAGATTGTGGAGATGATAATGTTTCCTGTAGTGAACGAAGCATGTCGTGTTATGGAAGAAGGAATTGTGCTCCGAGCATTAGATCTTGATGTTGCATCTATCCTGGGAATGAATTTCCCTTCTTACCG TGGTGGTCTTATATTTTGGGCCGATTCAGTTGGAGCTACACATATATATTCAAGTCTCAAAAAATGGTCAGAAGCATATGGAAACTTCTTCAGACCATCAAAGTTTTTGGAAGAAAGAGCAAGAAAAGGAATTCCTTTG AGTGTCTCGGCCTCAACATCTCAAACTGTCCCCAAGTCGCGTTTATAA